A part of Desulfobacter sp. genomic DNA contains:
- a CDS encoding DNA-binding response regulator, which produces MDRARILIVEGDRCLAADLEDRLTAMEYEVCGNVASEKEALTAAERTRPDLAVMDVGIRRIEAGVSLARILDKRFAIPVIYLTAPMDDMTIGRVKQTAPMACLAKPFSPDDLKAAIEVSLFRKTRDLIQKKSLERLEEKMIYRSRKLYAEILERKKIETRLKRAVEELENANRALAAMVDTREIEIQAIRETIRSRLEQRVLPYISALEEEVAGREPETTTIGLLKGAVMKTVPIKKYSIPPFQDSLSPRELKIVDLIKEGKSTKQISRYMNISPGTVSAYRNKIRKKLGLINTKTNLRSFLAIGRVSA; this is translated from the coding sequence ATGGACCGGGCCAGAATACTCATCGTCGAAGGGGACCGGTGCTTGGCGGCCGACCTGGAAGATCGCCTGACAGCAATGGAATATGAGGTATGCGGCAATGTCGCCTCGGAAAAAGAGGCCCTGACAGCTGCCGAACGGACCCGGCCGGACCTCGCTGTGATGGATGTCGGCATCCGGCGCATTGAGGCCGGGGTTTCCCTGGCCCGGATTCTGGACAAGCGGTTTGCCATTCCGGTCATATACCTGACCGCACCCATGGATGACATGACAATTGGGCGGGTAAAGCAGACGGCCCCCATGGCCTGTCTGGCCAAACCTTTCAGCCCCGACGACCTCAAGGCCGCCATAGAGGTCAGCCTTTTCCGGAAAACTAGGGATCTGATACAGAAAAAATCCCTTGAAAGACTTGAGGAAAAGATGATTTACCGGTCCCGCAAACTGTACGCGGAGATCCTGGAGCGGAAAAAAATAGAGACCCGGCTTAAACGGGCCGTGGAGGAATTGGAAAATGCAAACAGGGCCCTTGCCGCCATGGTGGATACCCGCGAAATCGAAATCCAGGCCATCCGGGAGACCATTCGATCCCGCCTGGAACAGCGTGTCCTGCCTTATATCTCGGCCCTTGAGGAGGAGGTGGCCGGCAGAGAGCCTGAAACCACCACTATAGGGTTGCTGAAAGGGGCGGTGATGAAGACCGTGCCAATAAAAAAATATTCCATCCCGCCTTTCCAGGACAGTCTCTCCCCCAGGGAGCTTAAGATCGTCGATCTGATCAAGGAGGGGAAATCGACCAAACAGATCAGCCGGTATATGAATATATCACCCGGCACCGTTTCCGCCTATCGGAACAAGATCAGAAAGAAACTGGGACTGATCAATACCAAGACGAATCTTCGCAGCTTTCTGGCAATCGGCCGGGTCTCAGCATAG
- a CDS encoding PAS domain-containing protein has product MINYLKMVRNIVGPMVDAMPYPVFIVDENVSVVGLNRASQKMVGAAPEMVLRQPAGEVLHCLHSTETESGCGHAEYCKACIIRKSVAKAFKTQKVSRKKVRMEIISGDQVEEIFISVIASPFNYDGTSLVLLQIENMTEIMELRELVPICAGCHDIRVDDEYWQKIDSYLSKNFSLNFSHSLCPECLEKYYGEEDWFPEMKQKIGEKKILKRLAAARGKKTDRP; this is encoded by the coding sequence ATGATTAATTATCTGAAAATGGTACGGAATATTGTCGGCCCCATGGTTGATGCCATGCCCTACCCTGTTTTTATAGTGGATGAAAATGTCTCTGTTGTAGGCTTAAACCGGGCCTCTCAAAAAATGGTGGGGGCTGCCCCGGAAATGGTCCTCAGGCAGCCGGCCGGAGAGGTGCTTCACTGTCTCCATTCCACGGAAACCGAATCGGGGTGCGGCCATGCCGAATACTGCAAAGCCTGCATTATTCGCAAATCCGTTGCCAAGGCCTTTAAAACACAGAAGGTATCACGGAAAAAGGTCAGAATGGAGATCATATCCGGTGACCAGGTGGAGGAAATTTTCATCTCCGTCATTGCTTCCCCCTTTAACTATGACGGGACCTCATTGGTGCTGCTTCAAATTGAGAATATGACCGAAATCATGGAATTACGGGAATTGGTCCCCATCTGCGCCGGTTGCCATGACATCAGGGTGGATGATGAGTATTGGCAGAAAATCGACAGCTATCTGTCCAAAAATTTCAGCCTGAATTTTTCCCACAGCCTCTGTCCCGAGTGCCTTGAAAAATACTATGGCGAAGAAGACTGGTTCCCTGAAATGAAACAGAAAATCGGAGAGAAAAAGATTTTAAAACGCCTGGCCGCAGCCAGGGGCAAAAAAACGGACCGCCCGTGA
- a CDS encoding DNA polymerase II: MDAYQGYILTREHLESRGGLLLRYTGRGAQGPFEVVITRDRPLFFIERSAALPGNLAFEKRKPVELAAFGGAPVDALYFRNQPMLYRARKQLRDLGITTFESDIMPEDRFLMERFINGNVLIKGEGRYRGGMLRFNDPVLAPSDFKPRFSLMSLDIETGQHGELYSIACHVEGGEREPFGIVLMLDPAAAGNTGAAAGLPLDIRLPGGAVVPLTETGWMVRLPGEAELLRGFNEVAAVLDPDILMGWHVIGFDLVFLANKYREHGIPFTLGRDRRVPDIREIRKGVFAADISGRIVIDGPPALRGAFYSFDNFRLETVAGEVLGRGKDIGEETDKVAEIERRFRHDKAALARYNLLDCTLVAEIFARTGLMDLTWKRAQLSGLAMDGVGRSVAAFDHFMLPKIHRHGLVAPNIKDIKDIGHAPGGWVFTKSPGFFEQIAVFDFKSLYPSIIRTFKIDPLSRLKAGSNPLDTPVGPRFSRTVHVLPEFITTLMETRERAKKKKDAHLSQAVKILMNSFYGVMGTTKSRFYNPDLSRSITGTGRWLLKTTREFLEGRGYAVLYGDTDSVFVQLKPGESKDGEAAARQLALAINAFLTRTLRETFNLESHLEIEFEKLFVRFFLPALRGGGDSAKKRYAGLVQKGEDRELVFTGLEFVRSDWTRFARQFQYDLFNRIFKGEEVEGWIRQKIMEIKAGRHDRDLIYRKRLTKPAGEYVKVVPPHVKAARLLGDKMGNAREIAYVMTTRGPIPTALPHEDLDYGHYIDKQLKPIADAVLHFSDMSVAEIMGGKQLSLF, from the coding sequence ATGGACGCTTATCAAGGGTACATACTGACCCGGGAACATTTGGAAAGCCGGGGCGGGCTGCTGCTGCGGTATACGGGCAGGGGGGCACAGGGGCCCTTTGAGGTGGTGATCACCCGGGACCGTCCCCTGTTTTTTATTGAGCGAAGCGCTGCCCTGCCCGGGAACCTGGCCTTTGAAAAGAGAAAGCCGGTTGAATTGGCGGCCTTCGGGGGAGCGCCTGTGGACGCCCTTTATTTCAGGAACCAGCCCATGCTCTACCGTGCCCGGAAGCAGCTCCGGGACCTGGGGATCACCACCTTTGAATCGGATATCATGCCCGAAGACCGGTTTTTAATGGAGCGGTTCATCAACGGGAATGTATTGATCAAAGGGGAGGGCAGATACCGGGGCGGAATGCTCAGGTTCAATGATCCGGTCCTGGCCCCGTCGGATTTCAAGCCCCGGTTTTCCCTGATGTCCCTGGATATTGAAACCGGTCAGCATGGGGAACTTTACTCCATTGCCTGCCATGTTGAGGGCGGAGAAAGGGAGCCCTTTGGCATTGTGCTGATGCTGGACCCGGCCGCTGCCGGAAATACGGGAGCGGCCGCCGGTCTGCCGCTGGATATCCGGCTGCCCGGCGGGGCGGTCGTCCCCCTGACAGAGACCGGCTGGATGGTGCGCCTGCCCGGTGAGGCGGAACTGCTCAGGGGATTTAACGAGGTGGCGGCGGTGCTGGATCCGGATATCCTCATGGGGTGGCATGTCATCGGGTTTGACCTGGTGTTCCTGGCAAACAAGTACAGGGAACACGGCATCCCCTTCACCCTGGGCCGGGACCGGCGGGTGCCGGATATCCGGGAAATCCGCAAAGGGGTATTTGCCGCCGATATCAGCGGCCGCATCGTCATTGACGGACCGCCGGCCCTGCGCGGCGCCTTCTATTCCTTTGACAATTTTCGCCTGGAGACGGTGGCCGGTGAGGTGCTGGGCAGGGGAAAGGATATCGGAGAAGAAACCGATAAGGTGGCGGAGATTGAACGGCGGTTCCGCCACGACAAAGCGGCCCTGGCCCGGTACAACCTCCTGGACTGCACTCTGGTTGCAGAGATTTTCGCCCGGACCGGCCTCATGGATCTGACCTGGAAACGGGCGCAGCTTTCGGGGCTGGCCATGGACGGGGTGGGGCGGTCCGTGGCCGCATTCGACCATTTTATGCTCCCCAAGATCCACCGCCACGGCCTGGTGGCGCCGAATATTAAAGACATCAAGGATATCGGCCATGCCCCGGGGGGATGGGTGTTCACCAAGTCCCCCGGTTTTTTCGAGCAGATCGCCGTATTTGATTTTAAAAGCCTCTATCCTTCCATTATCCGGACCTTTAAAATCGATCCCCTCTCCAGGCTCAAGGCCGGCAGCAATCCCCTGGATACCCCTGTGGGCCCACGGTTTTCCAGGACGGTCCATGTGCTGCCCGAGTTTATCACCACCCTGATGGAGACCCGGGAGAGGGCCAAAAAGAAAAAGGACGCCCACCTCTCCCAGGCGGTTAAGATATTGATGAACAGCTTTTACGGGGTCATGGGCACCACAAAGAGCCGGTTTTACAACCCCGACCTTTCCCGGTCCATCACCGGCACGGGAAGGTGGCTGCTGAAAACCACCCGGGAATTTCTGGAAGGCCGGGGATATGCCGTCCTTTACGGGGACACGGATTCCGTATTTGTCCAGCTCAAACCCGGTGAATCCAAGGACGGGGAGGCGGCAGCCCGGCAGCTTGCCCTGGCCATCAATGCCTTTCTCACCCGGACCCTCAGGGAAACATTCAACTTAGAGTCCCATCTGGAGATTGAATTTGAGAAATTATTTGTCCGGTTTTTCCTGCCGGCCCTCAGGGGCGGGGGGGACAGTGCCAAAAAGCGGTATGCCGGCCTCGTTCAAAAGGGTGAGGACAGGGAACTGGTCTTTACCGGGCTGGAGTTTGTCCGCTCGGACTGGACCCGGTTTGCCCGGCAGTTCCAGTATGATCTTTTTAACAGGATATTCAAGGGGGAGGAGGTGGAGGGGTGGATCCGGCAGAAAATCATGGAGATCAAGGCCGGGCGCCATGACCGGGACCTGATCTACAGAAAACGGCTGACCAAGCCCGCCGGGGAATATGTCAAGGTGGTGCCGCCCCATGTCAAGGCGGCCCGGCTGCTGGGGGATAAGATGGGAAATGCCAGGGAGATTGCCTATGTCATGACCACCAGGGGGCCTATCCCCACGGCCCTGCCCCATGAAGACCTGGACTACGGCCATTATATTGACAAACAGCTTAAACCCATTGCCGACGCCGTGCTCCATTTTTCGGACATGAGTGTGGCCGAAATCATGGGAGGAAAGCAGCTGAGCCTTTTCTAA
- a CDS encoding SlyX family protein, translating into MDENRLMDIETKLAYQEKTVKELNEVVCEQQKEIERLGAVCEKLLKISREQAMGIDAPANEKPPHY; encoded by the coding sequence GTGGATGAAAACCGTTTAATGGATATTGAAACCAAACTGGCATACCAGGAAAAGACCGTCAAGGAATTGAACGAGGTGGTCTGTGAGCAGCAAAAAGAGATAGAACGGCTCGGCGCCGTCTGTGAAAAGCTGTTGAAAATAAGCAGGGAACAGGCCATGGGCATTGATGCCCCGGCCAATGAAAAACCGCCCCATTATTAA
- a CDS encoding PAS domain S-box protein, whose product MDRKELLDELARLKESETHYRILMDESTDPIFSFYPNGQYRYVNNAFATGVGRTAKEIIGRTIWDIFEKDEADKRFAVVREVFSRGVVKEIEVRVPLPTGDTWYLTTVKPIFNAAGEVDTVICISKNITSRKQAEIALELKHERLVKAMEEINALSGLLPICASCKKIRDDQGYWNRLESYIESHSDAQFSHGICPECSDRLYGGQRWYARKRPDRDS is encoded by the coding sequence GTGGATAGGAAAGAATTGCTGGATGAACTGGCAAGGCTGAAAGAGAGTGAAACTCACTATCGGATTTTGATGGATGAGTCCACGGATCCCATATTTTCATTTTACCCGAATGGCCAATACCGGTATGTGAACAATGCCTTTGCAACAGGGGTGGGGCGGACCGCGAAAGAGATCATCGGCAGGACCATCTGGGACATTTTTGAAAAGGATGAGGCGGACAAGCGGTTTGCCGTTGTTCGGGAGGTTTTTTCCCGGGGCGTTGTAAAGGAAATTGAGGTTCGGGTGCCGCTGCCCACTGGGGACACATGGTATCTGACAACGGTGAAACCGATTTTCAATGCCGCCGGTGAGGTGGATACCGTCATCTGCATTTCAAAGAATATAACATCCAGAAAGCAGGCGGAAATCGCGCTTGAACTCAAGCATGAGCGTCTGGTAAAGGCCATGGAAGAGATCAACGCCCTGTCCGGGCTGCTGCCCATCTGTGCTTCCTGCAAGAAGATCCGCGACGACCAGGGATACTGGAACCGGCTGGAGTCCTATATTGAAAGCCATTCCGACGCGCAGTTCAGCCACGGCATCTGCCCGGAATGTTCAGACAGACTCTATGGCGGCCAGCGGTGGTATGCCAGAAAGAGGCCGGACAGGGACAGCTGA
- a CDS encoding IclR family transcriptional regulator translates to MTPKKKSQGRIIQSVDRSINALKLFLGGAEELAIKDFARELDLPKPTIYSLVNTMAAHQLLEQNPENSKYRLGPVLFRLGLQYARQSDVLSMVRVYAERLCYKFAKSVNVCMLAGGQAVVVYKVDPDQAVIAYPEVGAVVPVHNTANGKILLAFAEPEVRDEVLKDYNYIKSTETTITDEAEFLAELDRVREAGVGFSRAEGLAGIHAISGPIYNHRNQVIASFAISGKEAYFAENENRLVGEVKKTAQAISRQLGYTGAIYT, encoded by the coding sequence ATGACACCCAAGAAAAAATCCCAGGGCCGTATCATCCAGTCGGTTGACCGGTCCATCAATGCGTTGAAGCTCTTTTTGGGAGGAGCCGAGGAACTGGCAATCAAGGATTTTGCCAGGGAGCTCGACCTGCCCAAACCCACCATCTACAGCCTGGTCAATACCATGGCCGCCCACCAGCTCCTGGAGCAGAACCCTGAAAATTCGAAATACAGGCTGGGACCGGTGCTTTTCCGGCTGGGGCTACAGTATGCCCGGCAGTCCGATGTGCTTTCCATGGTACGTGTCTATGCAGAGCGGCTCTGTTATAAATTTGCAAAATCCGTCAATGTCTGCATGCTGGCCGGCGGCCAGGCCGTGGTGGTCTATAAGGTGGACCCGGACCAGGCCGTGATTGCCTATCCCGAAGTGGGGGCGGTGGTGCCCGTCCATAACACGGCCAACGGAAAAATCCTCCTGGCCTTTGCCGAGCCCGAGGTCAGGGATGAGGTTCTCAAGGATTATAATTATATTAAATCAACGGAAACCACCATTACCGATGAAGCTGAGTTCCTGGCCGAACTGGACCGGGTGAGGGAAGCCGGCGTCGGTTTCAGCCGGGCCGAGGGGCTGGCCGGCATCCATGCCATTTCCGGCCCCATTTACAACCACAGAAACCAGGTCATCGCCTCCTTTGCCATCTCTGGAAAGGAAGCCTATTTCGCGGAAAATGAAAACCGCCTGGTGGGTGAGGTAAAAAAAACAGCCCAGGCCATCTCCAGGCAGCTTGGCTATACGGGCGCCATCTATACCTGA